One Glycine max cultivar Williams 82 chromosome 4, Glycine_max_v4.0, whole genome shotgun sequence DNA segment encodes these proteins:
- the LOC100789698 gene encoding protein RADIALIS-like 6, with translation MGWTREENRRFEDALAVHGPNDPNRWQHVANAVGGKSVQEVKMHYEILQEDVIRIERDQIPLPSYRGAAININARQNIDNEQRRMRNLSLR, from the exons ATGGGTTGGACACGGGAAGAGAATAGACGTTTTGAGGATGCTCTTGCGGTTCATGGGCCTAATGACCCTAATCGGTGGCAACATGTAGCCAACGCCGTGGGTGGAAAATCCGTACAAGAGGTGAAAATGCACTATGAGATCCTCCAGGAAGATGTCATTCGAATAGAGCGTGATCAAATCCCACTTCCCAGCTACAGAGGTGCTGCTATCAACATCAACGCAAGACAGAATATTGACAATGAGCAAAG GCGAATGAGGAATCTAAGTCTCCGGTGA